One genomic window of Arachis hypogaea cultivar Tifrunner chromosome 8, arahy.Tifrunner.gnm2.J5K5, whole genome shotgun sequence includes the following:
- the LOC112707982 gene encoding uncharacterized protein: MFSSYSASSSTNLAPHFLPKSPLTKNTRNIIRTLFTGHSNSKATVSLFSSVIHGRGPQWRIPSCHFNGYGGNNGKDGNFGEEDEKGRNGERECEVQCEVHVVSWRERTIKAEIFVNADTESLWNVLTDYEHLADFIPNLVCSGRIPCPYPGRIWLEQRGFQRAMYWHIEARVVLDLQEFIRSAWDRELRFSMVDGDFKKFDGKWSVKSGTRSSTSILSYEVSVIPRFNSPAILLERIIRSDLPVNLRALAYRAERDFMQSQKLSLPETSMALNGSFIKKINGTLREGDRLSPANNKEIFTSAISPSSPVSSNEVAGNWGIFGKVCRLNRPSMVDEVHLRRFDGLLENGGVHRCVIASITVKAPVCEVWNVLTAYEKLPEIIPNLALSKILSRDNNRIRILQEGCKGLLYMVLHARVVLDLCENSEQEISFEQVEGDFDSFQGKWIFEQLGNHHTLLKYSVDIKMHKDTFLSEAIMEEVIFEDLPSNLSAIRDYVENRNGLKTSEASGKNTNSRQQIASSGFEKDEDNGSAVETPNCNVQSSCQQRPKVPGLQRDIEILKSELVKFIAAHGQEGLMPMRKHLRLHGRVDIEKAITRMGGFRKIAAIMNLSLAYKQRKPKGYWDNLENLQDEISRFQRSWGMDPSFMPSRKSFERAGRYDIARALEKWGGLHEVSRLLSLKVRQHRSRQDDSLVEKGKRVDNVDDGDLETPSKPCIYQDTHKWLTKLRQLDINWFE; encoded by the exons ATGTTCAGCTCTTACAGTGCTTCTTCAAGCACCAACCTTGCACCTCACTTCCTTCCCAAATCACCATTAACGAAGAACACTAGAAACATAATTAGAACCCTCTTCACTGGTCACTCTAATTCTAAAGCCACTGTTTCACTTTTCTCATCTGTTATTCATGGAAGGGGACCACAGTGGAGAATACCCAGTTGCCATTTCAACGGTTATGGTGGCAACAATGGCAAAGATGGAAACTTTGGGGAAGAAGATGAAAAGGGTCGTAATGGAGAGCGTGAGTGTGAGGTTCAGTGTGAGGTGCACGTGGTTTCATGGAGGGAACGCACAATAAAAGCTGAAATCTTTGTCAATGCTGACACTGAATCTCTTTGGAATGTTCTCACTGATTATGAGCATCTTGCTGATTTCATACCCAACCTTGTCTGCAG TGGGAGAATTCCATGTCCATATCCTGGGAGGATATGGTTAGAGCAAAGGGGGTTCCAAAGAGCAATGTATTGGCATATTGAAGCACGTGTTGTCTTGGATCTTCAAGAATTTATCCGTTCA GCATGGGATCGAGAACTTCGCTTTTCCATGGTTGATGGAGACTTTAAGAAGTTTGATGGAAAATGGTCTGTAAAATCTGGAACAAG GTCATCAACTTCTATTCTATCTTATGAAGTTAGTGTGATACCAAGATTCAATTCCCCAGCTATTTTATTGGAAAGGATTATCAGATCCGATCTTCCTGTGAACCTTCGAGCTTTGGCTTACAGAGCTGAAAGGGATTTTATGCAGAGTCAGAAGCTTTCACTGCCAGAAACTTCTATGGCTCTTAACGGTTCATTCATAAAAAAGATAAATGGTACTTTGCGTGAAGGTGATAGGTTGTCACCGGCAAACAACAAAGAAATATTCACCAGCGCAATTTCTCCTTCCTCGCCTGTATCTTCCAATGAGGTGGCCGGAAACTGGGGCATATTTGGAAAAGTTTGCAGGCTCAATAGGCCTAGCATGGTGGACGAAGTTCATCTCCGCAGATTCGATGGCCTTCTG GAAAATGGAGGCGTCCATCGATGTGTTATTGCCAGCATTACGGTTAAAGCTCCTGTTTGTGAAGTATGGAATGTTCTGACTGCCTATGAGAAACTACCTGA GATCATTCCGAATTTAGCACTCAGTAAGATTTTGTCACGAGATAACAATAGAATCCGCATTCTTCAG GAAGGGTGTAAAGGCCTTCTTTATATGGTGCTTCATGCTCGAGTCGTATTAGATTTGTGTGAAAATTCAGAGCAAGAGATAAGTTTTGAACAGGTTGAAGGGGATTTTGATTCGTTCCAAGGAAAATGGATTTTTGAACAACTAGGAAATCATCACACACTGCTGAAGTACTCTGTGGATATAAAAATGCACAAAGATACTTTCCTTTCGGAGGctatcatggaggag GTCATTTTTGAAGATCTACCATCCAATTTGTCAGCAATAAGAGACTATGTTGAGAACAGAAATGGATTGAAAACTTCAGAAGCTAGTGGGAAGAATACAAATTCAAGGCAACAAATTGCTTCGTCTGGTTTTGAAAAGGACGAAGACAATGGTTCGGCCGTGGAAACTCCTAATTGCAATGTTCAAAGTTCATGTCAGCAAAGGCCGAAAGTTCCAGGCTTACAAAGGGATATTGAAATACTAAAATCCGAACTTGTGAAGTTCATTGCAGCACATGGACAAGAAGGGCTAATGCCGATGAGGAAGCATCTTCGTTTACACGGAAGAGTTGATATTGAGAAGGCTATCACTCGCATGGGTGGATTCAGAAAGATTGCAGCCATCATGAATCTTTCCTTGGCTTACAAACAACGAAAACCAAAGGGTTACTGGGACAATCTCGAAAATCTGCAGGATGAG ATAAGTAGATTTCAAAGGAGTTGGGGAATGGATCCTTCATTTATGCCAAGCAGAAAGTCATTTGAACGTGCAG GCCGGTACGATATTGCTCGTGCACTGGAAAAATGGGGTGGACTTCACGAGGTTTCTCGGCTTCTGTCCCTGAAGGTGAGACAACATCGAAGCCGACAGGATGACAGCCTTGTTGAGAAGGGTAAGAGAGTTGATAATGTAGATGATGGTGATTTGGAAACACCATCTAAACCATGTATATATCAAGATACACATAAGTGGCTTACAAAACTAAGACAGTTGGACATAAATTGGTTTGAATAA